In a genomic window of Telopea speciosissima isolate NSW1024214 ecotype Mountain lineage chromosome 5, Tspe_v1, whole genome shotgun sequence:
- the LOC122663273 gene encoding secreted RxLR effector protein 78-like, which yields MLLKIDIHKAFDSSRWDFISQVMTKTGFPCIFVNWIQACISSPKFSVLVNGSLAGYFDASVGIRQGCPLSPYLFTMALEALSRDIQICTEQQLIVPMPKCKALNLSLLAFADDLMIFSKASLASLESIMLCLQHFHELLGLHINPSKSLIFFAGDSELDKAPLHQRSGF from the coding sequence ATGctcttgaagattgacatccacaaagcctttgattctTCAAGGTGGGACTTCATAAGTCAGGTGATGACCAAGACAGGATTTCCTTGTAtctttgtcaattggattcaggcttgcatctcttccccaaagtttTCTGTGCTTGTTAATGGCAGCCTGGCAGGCTACTTCGATGCCTCTGTGGGAATTAGACAAGGCTGCCCTTTGTCCCCTTATTTGTTTACTATGGCTTTGGAAGCTCTCTCTAGGGACATCCAAATTTGCACTGAACAACAGCTTATTGTGCCTATGCCTAAGTGTAAAGCTCTCAACCTCTCTCTTTTGGCATTTGCGGATgacctgatgatcttctctaaaGCTTCATTAGCCTCTCTAGAGTCCATTATGCTTTGCTTGCAGCACTTTCATGAGCTATTGGGCCTGCACATCAACCCCTCAAAGTCCCTCATCTTCTTTGCGGGGGATTCTGAGCTGGACAAGGCTCCTTTGCATCAGAGATCTGGTTTTTAA